Sequence from the Sanguibacter keddieii DSM 10542 genome:
GCGGTGGGCCTCGCGCTCACCGCGCTCGACTGGTTGTACGACCCGGCGCTGCGGGCGGACGTCCGGGAGGACTTCGAGGCCGCCGGTGGCGTCGTGGACGTCGCGGGGTACTTCGCATGAGCGCCGCAGCAGCGTCGGCCGCGACGCCCGTCGTCCACGCGGTCCACGAGAACCCGGAGTGGTTCGGTGTGTTCGCCGAGGCCCTCGAGGCCGAGGGCGTCCCGTACCGGGAGCTCGTGCTGACCGGTGGCGTGCTCGACCTCGACGACCCGCCGCCGCCCGGCGTCGTGTGGTCGCGGTTCAGCGCGTCGTCGCACACCCGCGGGCACGGGCTGTCCAAGGAGCACACGCGGGCGGTCCTCGCGTGGGCCGAGGGGGCGGGCCGCCGGGTCGTCAACGGGCGCGCTGTGCTGGAGCTCGAGGTGTCCAAGGTCCTCCAGCTGAGCGCGCTGCGCGCCGCCGGGATCGACGTCCCCCGCACCCGCGTGGTCGTCGGCACCGAGCACCTGCTCGCCGCCGCGCAGGACTTCCCGACGCCCTTCGTCACCAAGCACAACCAGGGCGGCAAGGGCCTGGGCGTGCAGCGCTTCGACCACGTCGACGAGCTCGCCGCGGTGCTCGCGGCCGGGGACTTCGAGGAGCCCGTCGACGGCGTGACGCTGCTCCAGGAGTACGTGCAGCCGCGCGACGGGTCGATCACCCGCGTGGAGATCGTCGGCGGCGAGCACCTCTACTCGGTGCGGGCCGACACCCTGCGCGGCGGGTTCCAGCTGTGCCCGGCGGACGCGTGCGCCGTCGACCCGACGACGGGGCGCCCTGTGCTGCCGCCCGGCGCGACGCTCGCGCCGGAGCCCGGGGTGTCGTTGTTCTCGCTGCGCGAGGAACTCGACCCGGGGATCGTCGAGAAGTACCTCGCGTTCACGCGGGCGCACGGCATCGAGATCGC
This genomic interval carries:
- a CDS encoding ATP-grasp domain-containing protein; protein product: MSAAAASAATPVVHAVHENPEWFGVFAEALEAEGVPYRELVLTGGVLDLDDPPPPGVVWSRFSASSHTRGHGLSKEHTRAVLAWAEGAGRRVVNGRAVLELEVSKVLQLSALRAAGIDVPRTRVVVGTEHLLAAAQDFPTPFVTKHNQGGKGLGVQRFDHVDELAAVLAAGDFEEPVDGVTLLQEYVQPRDGSITRVEIVGGEHLYSVRADTLRGGFQLCPADACAVDPTTGRPVLPPGATLAPEPGVSLFSLREELDPGIVEKYLAFTRAHGIEIAGIELIESADGRVLTYDVNTNTNYNPQVEAAAPRSGPREVARYLGRLLEEERARG